Proteins from one Ricinus communis isolate WT05 ecotype wild-type chromosome 9, ASM1957865v1, whole genome shotgun sequence genomic window:
- the LOC8280887 gene encoding non-specific lipid transfer protein GPI-anchored 25: MTTIFAPVIFLLMATASQTPCPPPPVASCTGELVAISPCLGYISSEPNNMTETPTSQCCDALEKAFSSSEGNCFCYLIKQPLIFGFPLNQSRVVSLPSVCSETTNFTSLESICSGSPALPPLHSITDPVTKKPSNSGNAENSSAPMSFTPTAEKLPPSQLIKPASHSSAAGHISSWFLPEALITSAAVFILAHL, encoded by the exons ATGACCACCATTTTCGCCCCAGTCATTTTCCTTCTCATGGCCACAGCTTCACAGACACCATGTCCGCCGCCACCAGTAGCAAGCTGCACCGGCGAGCTAGTGGCTATCTCTCCATGCCTCGGCTACATTTCCTCGGAGCCAAACAACATGACGGAAACACCTACTTCTCAGTGCTGCGATGCTTTAGAGAAAGCTTTCAGTTCCAGTGAAGGTAACTGCTTCTGTTATCTGATAAAGCAGCCTCTGATCTTTGGATTCCCACTAAACCAATCGAGAGTGGTGTCCTTGCCTTCCGTTTGTTCAGAAACGACGAATTTCACATCTCTCGAATCGATTTGTTCAG GATCGCCAGCACTGCCTCCTCTCCATAGCATAACAGATCCAGTGACTAAAAAACCATCTAATTCTG GAAATGCTGAGAATTCGTCTGCACCAATGAGTTTCACACCAACTGCAGAGAAGCTGCCGCCGTCACAGTTGATAAAACCAGCCAGCCATTCATCTGCAGCGGGACATATTAGCAGTTGGTTTCTTCCTGAAGCACTGATAACATCTGCAGCAGTTTTCATCTTGGCTCATCTGTAA